GAAATTAGACTCAAAATTTTAGCAGTTGTAGGAAGTATTTTAAAACTTGGACTTAGTTTACTTGGTATTACTGCAAAAGAGAGAATGTAAGTAGAGGATAATAGGGTATGAAAAAAGCAATGATAAGTGAGTGTATGTTAGGAGTTGCGTGTAGGTATGATGGGAAATCAAAGCCTCTTGATGAAAAAATTTTAGAAAAATTAAAAGAGAAATATGAATTAATTCCTTTTTGTCCAGAGAGTTTTTCTCTTCCAACTCCTCGACCTCCTGCAAGATTTATAGGAGATAGGATAATTGATATCAATGGAATAGATAAGACAGCTGAGTTTTTAGCTGGGGCAAGAGAGGCTCTTAGAATTTGCAAAGAAAATAACATAAAAATTTTTATTGGAAAAGAAAAGTCGCCAAGTTGTGGGGTTAAAAAAACAAGTGCATATGTTAATGGTTGTGAGTGTAAATGTGATGCACCTGGCCTTACAAGTAAGTTATTAAAAGAGGAGGGGATTGAGTTAATTAGTGAGTGGGATTTATTTTCTTAATTTTTCTTTTATCTCTTTTAAAAAACTATCCATTTGATATTTAGCTCTATACTCTTCACTCATCAAATGAATTAAAATATCACCTAAATCAATTACTGTCCAATCATCACTTTCATCAATCCCTAAAAAACTTTCCCCAAGAGGTTTTAGGTTTTTTTTGAGATGGTCAAGCAAAGCTTTTGAGTGTTTATCAGCCATAGTTGTTGCCACTACAACATAATCTACAAAATAATCAGTATCTTTTAAATTATAATCAATAATATCTAATGCTTTTTTTTCATCAAGCAGCTCTTTAATTTTTGAAATTCTGTCCATAAAACTCCTTTATTTCACTTTCTATTTCTTTTGGTAGATATTTAAAATTTCCTTTTCTTATTTCAGTTGAAGAAATAGGAATATTCATTTTTAAAACTTTTTTAATATTGTATTTTTTTTGCAAATTGTTATTAACTTCTCCTCTTGTTGCTACTACGAATTCTACCATATTTTTAAGTTTATCAATATTTTTCCATTTATCAAGTAAATTGAGGTTATCACTTCCGATAATAAAATATGTTGGTTTAAATTTTTCTATTGTTTCAATTGTATATACAGGTCTATTTTGATTTATCTCAAAATCACTAATTTCTACTTTATCAAAATTTTTAAACACTTTTTTTAACCATTTTAATCTAATTTCAGGTGGGGCTGAGAAATTATGTTTTAGCGGATTTAGATAATTTGGCATTATAATTAATTTATCAATATATAAGTTTTTAAGTGCTTTTTTAACAATTTCAATGTGTCCTAAATGGACTGGATCAAAACTTCCTCCGAATATAGCTGTTTTCATAATGAAATTTTACTATAATTTCATCAAAAAGGCTTTAAATGAAAATAGCCATAAATGGATGCGGCAGAATTGGAAGAAACTTAATAAGGGCAATTTTAAAAAGAGACAATATTTCACTTGTTGGGCTTAATGATATTATGCCAAAAGATATTGCAGCTTATTTAATAAGAAACGATACTATAAGAGGTGTTTTTGAGGATATTGATGTTGTAGATAAAGAGACTTTAAAAATAGGAAATCATTTTGTTAAATATTCTTCTTTTTCTCATCCAAAAGAGATAGATTTTAGTGAGGCTGATATTGTAATAGAAGCTACTGGAAAGTTTTTGACAAAAGATGAAGTTAAATATCATCTAAAAGGAGATGTAAAAAAAGTAATAATCTCAGCCCCAGCAAATGATGATACTTCTACTTATGTATTAGGAGTAAATCATAAAGAGTATAAGGGAGAAGATATTATTTCTAATGCATCTTGTACTACAAATTGTTTAGGTCCTATTGCTAAAATTTTAGATGAAAACTATAAAATAAAAAGTGGATTTATCACTACTATTCATAGTTACACGATGGATCAAAAACTTCTTGATGCACCAAATCTTAGAGATATAAGAAGAAGTAGAGCAGCTGCAAGTAATATAATTCCAACCTTTACCGGTGCTGCAAAAGCAATTTATAAGGTCCTTCCAAATTTAAAAGGAAAGCTTGATGGAAGAAGTGTTAGAGTGCCTGTTAATAATGTCTCTTTAATGGATTTAGTAGTTGAAGTTGAAAAAGTCCCAACAATTGATGAATTAAATGAAATTTTTGAGTTTCATTCAAAGTCTGATTTAAAAGGTATTTTAGGAATTGATGAGAATTATTTAGTAAGTAGTGATATTAATGGTAGGAGTGAGAGCAGCATTATTGCAAAAGATTTAACTCAAATAAATAGTAATTTAATTAAAATTTTTTCTTGGTATGATAATGAGTGGGGTTATTCTAATAGACTCCTTGATATGGCAGAATTTATATTAAAAAATTAAATGTTATAATTTCATTAAAAAGGGGTTAATATGAAATTAAATTCACCAAAAGATTTGCCTTTAAAAAAGGGGGATAGAGTTTTTGTAAGATGTGATTTCAATGTTCCAATTGATGAGTTTGGAAATATTACTGATGATAGAAGAATAAGAATGGCACTCCCTACAATTAAATATCTTCTCGATAATGAGTGCAAAATTGTAATAGCTTCTCATCTTGGTAGACCAAAAGGAGAATTTAACGAAAAATATTCTCTAAAACCGGTTGCAAAAAGACTATCTCATTTATTAAAACAAGATGTAATTATGGCTAATGATGTGGTTGGTCCTGATGCAAAAAGTAAGGCTTCTAATTTAAAAGATGGAGAAGTTTTACTTTTAGAAAATGTAAGGTTTGATAGTAGAGAAACTAAAAATGATGAAGGTTTTGCAAAAGAATTGAGTGAATTTGGAGATTTTTATATAAATGATGCATTTGGAGTATCTCATAGAGCTCATGCAAGTGTTGAGGCTATTACAAGATTTTATAATGAGTGTCATAAAGCTGCTGGATTTTTACTACTTAAAGAGATTAATTTTTTTTATAAACTGCTTAAAAATCCTGTTAGACCATTTGTCGCGGTTGTTGGAGGAAGTAAAGTTAGTGGAAAACTTCAAGCTTTAATTAATTTACTTCCAAAAGTAGATAAAATGATAGTTGGTGGAGGTATGGCATTTACCTTCTTAAAAGCTATGGGATATAATGTAGGAAATTCATTAGTAGAAGATGATTTAATAGATGAAGCTTTAAAAATTATGGCTGAGGCTAAAAGACTTGGGGTTAAGTTTTATTTGCCTGTTGATATTGTAATTGCTGATAAATTTAGTGAAGATGCAATAGTAAAATATGTTACTTACCAAGAGATACCTGATGGTTGGATGGGACTTGATATTGGACCTGCAAGTGTTAGACTTTTTGGTGAAGTTTTATGGGATGCTCAAACAATTCTTTGGAATGGTCCTATGGGTGTTTATGAAATGGATAAGTTTAGCAGAGGGACATTTAAAATTTCGCATGAAATTGCAAGAAGTCATGGTATAAAAGTAGTAGGAGGTGGAGATACTGCTGATGCAGTACAAAGAGCTGGTGATGATGAAGAAATGACATTTATCTCAACAGGTGGAGGAGCAAGTTTAGAACTTCTTGAAGGTAAGAAACTTCCAGGTGTAGCAGCTCTTGAAATTTTAGGTGAAGTGAATTGCAAATGATAGTAGCTGCTAATTTTAAAATGCATAAAACACGCAAAGAAACAAAAGAGTATTTAAAAAAGTTAAAATCAATTAATTTTGAAGATATAAAAGTTAGAGTTTTTCCTCCTTTTACTGCTTTGTTTGAAGATGAGTTAATTGGTGCTCAAAATGGCTATCCTGCTATCAATGGAGCATATACAGGTGAGATTGGTCTTGAACAGCTTAAAGAATTTAATATAAATAAAATTTTAATAGGACATAGTGAGAGAAGAAATATATTAAATGAATCCCAAGAATTTATTGCTAAAAAATTTGAATTTTTTAAAAAAGAAAATTTTGAAATTATTTACTGTATAGGTGAACCTCTTGAAATTAGAAAAAAAGGGATTAAAGAAGTAATTAAATATTTAAAAACACAGCTTATTGGGATTGATTTAAATTATCAAAAATTAATTATTGCTTATGAGCCAGTATGGGCGATAGGTACAGGGGTTAGTGCAAGTATAGAAGAAATTAAAGAAACTCACTATGAAATTAGAAAATTAACAAATAGGCCAATTCTTTATGGAGGAAGTGTTAAATTAAATAATATTGAAGAGATTTTAAAAGTAGAAAATGTTGATGGGGTTTTAGTAGGGAGCGCGAGTTTAGATGTAAAAACTTTTAAACAAATGATACAAATAGCAAAGGAGATTAAAAAATGATAATGCAAGGTAAAAAAGGATTAATTATAGGTGTAGCAAATAATCGCTCAATTGCTTATGGTATTGCAAAAGCATGTAAAAATCAAGGTGCAGATATTATACTTACTTATCAGAATGATAAATTAAAAAGTAGAGTAGAAAAAGTAGCAAATGAACTTGGAGTAAAAAACATATATCCTCTTGATGTAACAAAAGAAGAAGAATTAATTAATTTAAAAAGCGCAATTGAAAAGGATTATGGAAAAATTGATTTTTTAGTTCACTCAGTAGCTTTTGCTCCAAGAGAAGCTCTTGATGGAAAGTTTATAGATACAAAAAAAGAAGCTTTTAATATCGCGATGGAAATAAGTGTATATTCATTAATTGAAGTAGTGCAAAAATTAGAGCCGGTTTTAAATGATGGAGCAAGTATTTTAACACTAACTTATCTTGGCTCTCAGAGATATATCCCTCATTACAATGTCATGGGAGTAGCAAAAGCTGCATTAGAAGCAAGTGTAAGATATTTAGCAGTTGATTTAGGTGAGAGAAAAATTAGAATAAATGCACTAAGTGCAGGTCCAATTAAAACTCTTGCTGCAAGTGGTATTGGTGATTTTAGTGAAATACTTAAATATAATGAAAAAAATTCTCCTCTTAGAAAAAATGTAACGATTGAAGAAGTTGGTAATTCAGCAATGTATTTACTAAGCGATTTATCAAGTGGAGTAACAGGAGAAGTTCATTTTGTTGATAGTGGATATAATATAATGGGAATGCCTTTATATGAAAAATAGAAAAAATTTATTAAAAATGCACAAAAATAACACAAAAATATTTGATTTTTTAAAATTTTGTGGCTATAATTGTAAGACAAAATTTAAAAAAAGGAGAGAGAATGCTAAAAAAATTATCTTTAGCAGCTATTATAGCAGTAAGTGGTGTAAGCTTTGCAAGTGCAACACCTTTAACTGACGCAATTAAAAATGTTGATTTAAGCGGTATGATTAGATTTAGATTTTATCATGAAAGTGATAAAAGTTATTCTACAAGATGGAGAACAAGTAGTGATTTCAAATTCACAATTCCAGTAAGTGAAGAATTAAAGCTTACTTATAAACTTGGAGTAGAAGGAAATATTTACAATAAAGCTGTTAGTGGAAAAACAACTGTTTATGATCCAACAGTAAATGAAAATCTTGTTTTCTTTACCTATAAAAATAATGGTTTAACTGCACTAGTTGGTAAAATTCCAGTTGCAACTCCTGTGACAGGAAGTGGACATGGTGAAGCACATGGTGCTGGTGCAATTGCTCTTTATAATGTTAATGAAAATTTTACAGTAGCTGCTGCTGGTATTGATAATATTACAAATGTAGATGCAGTTAGTCAAGCTAATGGTGGTAAAAATATATATGCAGTTGCTGGTATTTATGGGCAAGATAATGTAAAAGCACAATTGTGGTATTTTAATGTAAAAGATATTATTAAATCAGATATAGTAGCAATGGTTACTTATAAAATGGATAATATTATCGCAAAAGTAGATTTTGCAACAGCTAAGTTAGATAATACTATTTCAAACAAAACACAAACATACTTCAATATATCTGCTAAATATGCAGCAGATGGAATGTGTGCAAAAGTTGGTTATGCACAAACTGGAAAAGATGGTGGTACAGTAGTGCTTGATAATGATGCACCAATTGCGGCAGTATTGCCAACAGCTCAAGTATATGCAATTACAAATACTACTGATACAACAGCATTATATGCAAAAGTAGGAACAAAATTAGAAAATGGTCTTTCTCCATATGCAGCAATTTCATATGTAGATAACAAAGGTGCAGATGATAAAGCGACTGAAATTCAACTTGGTGCGAAATATAAATATACTAAAAAACTTGGGATTCATGTTTATTATTCAATGTTAAATGGAGATAAAGAGACTACTTATAGTGATAATAATGAATTTAGATTTGAAGCAAAATATAGCTTCTAATTACCGCTTTCTCTTTTTTGCGGTTTTTATCTTCTATAATATCATAATATCTCTCTAAATAATTATAATTCGATAATTATAGGTATATAATCTTATTAAATCGAGAATTAAAGCTTTAACAGAAAATAAACTTTATCAAAATCGCATGTTATTATTGTTATTTAATAGTTAAAATCATTACCTCCCTATTCTCAAGAAGAACATTTTTTTAGAGTGTTATATCTAAAAAAGTAATTTTTTTGTTTAGTTAATTTATTAATGTTTGGTTAAAATTTGTTTTCTTTTAAAAATAATCAATTTTTAAATAAAAACAATTTGTTGTTTTAGATGTTTATTTTAATTTATTCTTTAATTTTTTATAATCTAAAACTTTTATAGATTTATCACAATAACAAATTATACCTTCATTTTTAAGTTTAGATAGTATTCTACTTAGTGTTTCAGGAGACATGTTTAGTTCTTTTGCAAGCATATATTTTTTCTTTCTTACAAATTTTTGAGGAAAATTAAGAAGTGTGTAAATTACTCTTTGAGTTGTATCATATTTTTGAAGTTTATTAAATTCAATCTCTTGCATAATTTGATTACTTAACATTTTTATTATTCTATCACTAAAAGGTGGAGAAGAAATATATTTTTTGAATTTATCATAATTAATTGCAATTAATGTAGTGTCATTTATAGTCTTAGCACTTAAACAATAAGGTTTATTTTGTATTTGTGATATTAATCCAAAAATATCACCACATCCAAATTGATTTTTAGGAATAATTTCTCCTTTTAAGTCAGTATCATACATTAAAACTCCACCATTAACAATACCATAAAAGTAGTTTTTCTTCTCACCTTCATAATAGATAATATTGTCTTTTTTAAAATTTAAAATTTTTGAAAAAGATGCTATTTCATTTAGTGTATTATCGTCTATATTAAAAAAAAGAGAAATTTGTTTGAGAGATTTTATCATTCTTCTATTCTAATAAAATTAATAGGTTTAATTACAAAGTTTTGTTTTTGTATTTCATTTATTGCTTTTTTTATCTCTTTTTCTTTACATTTGTGAGTAGAAAAAAGAAGTTTAACATATCCATTTCTTGGTTTTTGTAGGAAACTTTCAATTGAGATATTATTTTTAGCTAAAATATGAGCTATTTTTTCTAAAACACCAACCTCATCGTTAACTGCTATTCTTAAATAATATTTACTTTCAATTTCATCTATTTCTTTTAATGATACTTTTTCAATTTCAAGTGGAATTTTATATCCAAGCATAGGATTTTTGTTTCCTCTTGCAATTTCTATTATATCACTAATGACAGCACTTGAAGTAGCATCTCCCCCAGCCCCTGGTCCATAATACATTGTCTCACCTACTATATCTCCAACTACACTTACGGCATTCATAACACCATCAACTTTTGAAATCATCTCATTTTTTTTAATTAATGTAGGATGAACTCTAAGTTCAATTTCATTACTTATTTTTTTCGCAATACCAAGAAGCTTTATTTCATACCCAAACTCTTTTGCAAATTCTATATCTGTTAAATTTATATTTTCAATTCCTTCAATTAATATATCTTCTGGTTTAGCATCAATATTATAAGCAATACTTGCTAATATTAAAAGTTTATGTGCTGCATCAAATCCACCTACATCAAAAGTAGGGTCAGCTTCTGCATATCCTTTATTTTGTGCTTCTTTTAAAACTTCATTATAATCTCTTCCTTTTTTCATTTCAGTTAAAATATAATTGCAAGTACCATTAATAATCCCTTTTATTTCTAAAATGTGATTTGCACTAAGTCCATCTCTAAGCGCTTTTATTATAGGAATTCCACCAGCAACACTTGCTTCGTATTCAAAAGGAGTTTTGGCTATTTTTTGTAGTTCAAACCTATGATAAGCAAGTAAAGCTTTATTTGCAGTTACAACTGCTTTTTTATGAAGCAAGGCATCTTTTACAACTTCATATGCTTTATCTACCCCTCCCATTAATTCTACTACAATATCAATTTCAGGATTTTGTGTTACTTCTTTATAGTTTGTTGTAAGAGGAATGTTAATATCTCTTTTTTTATTTAAGTCTCTTACAACTCCTTTTACTATTTTAATCTCTTTTCCAGCTCTTGATTTTATAATTTCTCTATTTTTTAAAATATTTTTGACAACTGCTTCTCCAACTGTACCAACACCAACAATTCCAACTTTAACCATTATTTTCCTTTAAATTTTTAAGAAAATTTTTTATATTTTTTGCTGCTTGTCTAATTCTTTTTTCATTTTCAATTAATGCAATTCTTACATATTCATCTCCATATGCACCAAATCCAATGCCAGGAGATACTGCTATATGAGCTTCTGTAAGTAATCTTTTTGAAAATTCTAAACTTCCAAGATGCTTTGCAACTTCTGGAATTTTAGCCCAAACAAACATTGTGGCAGTTGGTTTTTCTATCTCCCACCCAGCATTTGCAAAACTCTCAATCAAAACATCTCTTCTTTTTTTGTAAGTATCAACTATATCTTTTACTAAATGATTATAATCTCTAAGAGCAACAGTTGCTGCTACTTGAATTGGAGTAAACATCCCATAATCTATCCAAGAT
This Caminibacter mediatlanticus TB-2 DNA region includes the following protein-coding sequences:
- a CDS encoding DUF523 domain-containing protein; the protein is MKKAMISECMLGVACRYDGKSKPLDEKILEKLKEKYELIPFCPESFSLPTPRPPARFIGDRIIDINGIDKTAEFLAGAREALRICKENNIKIFIGKEKSPSCGVKKTSAYVNGCECKCDAPGLTSKLLKEEGIELISEWDLFS
- the rsfS gene encoding ribosome silencing factor, which translates into the protein MDRISKIKELLDEKKALDIIDYNLKDTDYFVDYVVVATTMADKHSKALLDHLKKNLKPLGESFLGIDESDDWTVIDLGDILIHLMSEEYRAKYQMDSFLKEIKEKLRK
- the nadD gene encoding nicotinate (nicotinamide) nucleotide adenylyltransferase gives rise to the protein MKTAIFGGSFDPVHLGHIEIVKKALKNLYIDKLIIMPNYLNPLKHNFSAPPEIRLKWLKKVFKNFDKVEISDFEINQNRPVYTIETIEKFKPTYFIIGSDNLNLLDKWKNIDKLKNMVEFVVATRGEVNNNLQKKYNIKKVLKMNIPISSTEIRKGNFKYLPKEIESEIKEFYGQNFKN
- the gap gene encoding type I glyceraldehyde-3-phosphate dehydrogenase; translated protein: MKIAINGCGRIGRNLIRAILKRDNISLVGLNDIMPKDIAAYLIRNDTIRGVFEDIDVVDKETLKIGNHFVKYSSFSHPKEIDFSEADIVIEATGKFLTKDEVKYHLKGDVKKVIISAPANDDTSTYVLGVNHKEYKGEDIISNASCTTNCLGPIAKILDENYKIKSGFITTIHSYTMDQKLLDAPNLRDIRRSRAAASNIIPTFTGAAKAIYKVLPNLKGKLDGRSVRVPVNNVSLMDLVVEVEKVPTIDELNEIFEFHSKSDLKGILGIDENYLVSSDINGRSESSIIAKDLTQINSNLIKIFSWYDNEWGYSNRLLDMAEFILKN
- a CDS encoding phosphoglycerate kinase, with protein sequence MKLNSPKDLPLKKGDRVFVRCDFNVPIDEFGNITDDRRIRMALPTIKYLLDNECKIVIASHLGRPKGEFNEKYSLKPVAKRLSHLLKQDVIMANDVVGPDAKSKASNLKDGEVLLLENVRFDSRETKNDEGFAKELSEFGDFYINDAFGVSHRAHASVEAITRFYNECHKAAGFLLLKEINFFYKLLKNPVRPFVAVVGGSKVSGKLQALINLLPKVDKMIVGGGMAFTFLKAMGYNVGNSLVEDDLIDEALKIMAEAKRLGVKFYLPVDIVIADKFSEDAIVKYVTYQEIPDGWMGLDIGPASVRLFGEVLWDAQTILWNGPMGVYEMDKFSRGTFKISHEIARSHGIKVVGGGDTADAVQRAGDDEEMTFISTGGGASLELLEGKKLPGVAALEILGEVNCK
- a CDS encoding triose-phosphate isomerase codes for the protein MIVAANFKMHKTRKETKEYLKKLKSINFEDIKVRVFPPFTALFEDELIGAQNGYPAINGAYTGEIGLEQLKEFNINKILIGHSERRNILNESQEFIAKKFEFFKKENFEIIYCIGEPLEIRKKGIKEVIKYLKTQLIGIDLNYQKLIIAYEPVWAIGTGVSASIEEIKETHYEIRKLTNRPILYGGSVKLNNIEEILKVENVDGVLVGSASLDVKTFKQMIQIAKEIKK
- the fabI gene encoding enoyl-ACP reductase FabI, with protein sequence MIMQGKKGLIIGVANNRSIAYGIAKACKNQGADIILTYQNDKLKSRVEKVANELGVKNIYPLDVTKEEELINLKSAIEKDYGKIDFLVHSVAFAPREALDGKFIDTKKEAFNIAMEISVYSLIEVVQKLEPVLNDGASILTLTYLGSQRYIPHYNVMGVAKAALEASVRYLAVDLGERKIRINALSAGPIKTLAASGIGDFSEILKYNEKNSPLRKNVTIEEVGNSAMYLLSDLSSGVTGEVHFVDSGYNIMGMPLYEK
- a CDS encoding porin; this encodes MLKKLSLAAIIAVSGVSFASATPLTDAIKNVDLSGMIRFRFYHESDKSYSTRWRTSSDFKFTIPVSEELKLTYKLGVEGNIYNKAVSGKTTVYDPTVNENLVFFTYKNNGLTALVGKIPVATPVTGSGHGEAHGAGAIALYNVNENFTVAAAGIDNITNVDAVSQANGGKNIYAVAGIYGQDNVKAQLWYFNVKDIIKSDIVAMVTYKMDNIIAKVDFATAKLDNTISNKTQTYFNISAKYAADGMCAKVGYAQTGKDGGTVVLDNDAPIAAVLPTAQVYAITNTTDTTALYAKVGTKLENGLSPYAAISYVDNKGADDKATEIQLGAKYKYTKKLGIHVYYSMLNGDKETTYSDNNEFRFEAKYSF
- a CDS encoding Crp/Fnr family transcriptional regulator, whose protein sequence is MIKSLKQISLFFNIDDNTLNEIASFSKILNFKKDNIIYYEGEKKNYFYGIVNGGVLMYDTDLKGEIIPKNQFGCGDIFGLISQIQNKPYCLSAKTINDTTLIAINYDKFKKYISSPPFSDRIIKMLSNQIMQEIEFNKLQKYDTTQRVIYTLLNFPQKFVRKKKYMLAKELNMSPETLSRILSKLKNEGIICYCDKSIKVLDYKKLKNKLK
- a CDS encoding homoserine dehydrogenase, with translation MVKVGIVGVGTVGEAVVKNILKNREIIKSRAGKEIKIVKGVVRDLNKKRDINIPLTTNYKEVTQNPEIDIVVELMGGVDKAYEVVKDALLHKKAVVTANKALLAYHRFELQKIAKTPFEYEASVAGGIPIIKALRDGLSANHILEIKGIINGTCNYILTEMKKGRDYNEVLKEAQNKGYAEADPTFDVGGFDAAHKLLILASIAYNIDAKPEDILIEGIENINLTDIEFAKEFGYEIKLLGIAKKISNEIELRVHPTLIKKNEMISKVDGVMNAVSVVGDIVGETMYYGPGAGGDATSSAVISDIIEIARGNKNPMLGYKIPLEIEKVSLKEIDEIESKYYLRIAVNDEVGVLEKIAHILAKNNISIESFLQKPRNGYVKLLFSTHKCKEKEIKKAINEIQKQNFVIKPINFIRIEE